From one Odontesthes bonariensis isolate fOdoBon6 chromosome 14, fOdoBon6.hap1, whole genome shotgun sequence genomic stretch:
- the LOC142399318 gene encoding uncharacterized protein LOC142399318: MEEDGPVNFKALRAKFQEEALMAQSKTSRPTVAEKPKHLPPPGGNCSSMVSAINIVVENKMPVVTRAIFRDGLWASGGKRPISFPPQPRQISPSFHLANGGSTPRHFLKDRHMPLVLPVLPVKDQKMASPTEKEHKAEAEPVKEVSTQARMRKKSLLLPFKSVKPTKVSGESGEEPTYADLTDRPPCELPSLKKHSTEDGVSLKSDQSATEYSLSSPDLPTTPPFSETNADSESRIFSTLERAKQKFSRQQMLITSKPKSVPSPDYTCRDKAFLLLPLNPDSVGAHPPAPPPMCLPHLACISARPFFKLNTSARKTPFDKQLVRNKAEPSSLKTSEPHPPCVPLKMPLPDLRTQGPLPAKPPRPPMVDLSRFHALRVNDASPGRGQTPSEERPSVRPPVPKPTLDAPEFPDLENSDLEKAEDETVDIAAIELEALDIVSTEIKTPAQAELTNVEASKPDLTVCDPAETSRSCIVRDLNLGSPNIIPLDPASFPEPINLSEFPEPPVVEQWSHCEEAAVDSPAAFRFDETDVGPAECQSVPEDLELSSQATSNDDVQTQSSVCQRDRYYEPCENVYEDVEDIKRFLSGQVSSKRKVGLKNPYADSHPLKEDPCLHKQPRNPWACVSGEHAHLAHLQFVFSKEHLSPNAADHKEQRKREKQRLGRERKEQKEREKKENEMKKKFKVTGDEEPMYHAKVMVASKVRKNDLPVKSGDTVSIIRTTNCPKGKWLARDAKHKYGYISVMNVELNIKEMLELGKKAQVAGRGVNLEADTVSIGSRSSSYPVVTSSFTDDSEEWACEDETPSAFNENPCFPQHTPPAPEMSCVHVGAQHTLSDASLEDLHTQTRHEALQKLAFFFQHIKADFDDVPDGGEATPTNTKTSNFLCAVEEPPYPEQEVDFTELELLPPPPLYADNV; encoded by the exons ATGGAAGAG GATGGACCAGTAAACTTCAAAGCACTGAGGGCTAAGTTTCAGGAAGAGGCCCTCATGGCTCAATCTAAGACCAGTCGACCAACTGTTGCTGAAAAACCCAAACACCTTCCACCTCCCGGAGGTAACTGCAGCTCTATGGTGAGCGCTATTAACATTGTCGTGGAAAACAAGATGCCAGTGGTTACCCGTGCCATCTTCAGAGACGGGCTTTGGGCATCTGGAGGCAAGCGACCAATATCCTTTCCGCCACAACCTCGGCAGATTTCACCCTCGTTTCATCTTGCGAACGGAGGCAGTACACCAAGGCATTTCCTCAAAGACAGGCACATGCCTTTGGTGCTCCCTGTCCTGCCTGTAAAAGATCAGAAGATGGCGTCACCCACTGAAAAGGAGCACAAAGCGGAAGCCGAGCCAGTGAAAGAAGTCTCGACACAAGCgaggatgaggaagaagagTTTGCTGCTTCCTTTCAAGTCGGTCAAACCGACAAAGGTCAGTGGAGAAAGTGGAGAGGAGCCCACGTATGCTGACTTGACTGATAGGCCTCCCTGTGAATTGCCCTCGCTCAAAAAACACAGTACAGAAGATGGGGTCTCGCTGAAAAGTGACCAGTCGGCCACAGAGTACTCCCTCTCCAGCCCGGATCTCCCAACCACCCCTCCTTTCTCAGAGACCAACGCTGATTCTGAAAGTAGAATTTTTAGCACTTTGGAGAGGGCCAAGCAGAAGTTCTCACGACAACAGATGTTGATCACATCAAAACCCAAGAGCGTGCCTTCCCCTGACTACACCTGCAGAGACAAGGCGTTCCTTTTGCTACCACTGAACCCCGACAGCGTTGGTGCCCACCCGCCTGCGCCCCCACCAATGTGTCTTCCGCACCTGGCCTGCATTTCTGCTCGGCCTTTCTTCAAACTCAACACCTCGGCACGCA AGACGCCATTTGATAAGCAACTCGTGAGGAATAAAGCAGAACCCTCTTCACTGAAGACTTCTGAACCTCATCCACCTTGTGTTCCACTAAAGATGCCCCTGCCTGACCTGAGGACACAGGGGCCCCTGCCAGCGAAGCCCCCCAGGCCTCCTATGGTAGATCTTAGCCGTTTCCATGCACTCAGAGTTAATG ATGCGTCGCCGGGTCGAGGCCAAACGCCGAGTGAAGAGCGCCCGTCGGTGCGGCCGCCCGTTCCCAAACCCACGCTGGATGCCCCAGAGTTTCCCGACCTTGAGAACTCAGACCTGGAAAAAGCAGAGGATGAAACCGTTGATATTGCTGCGATAGAGCTGGAAGCGTTAGACATCGTCAGCACTGAGATTAAGACACCCGCTCAGGCTGAGCTTACAAATGTCGAGGCTTCAAAACCTGACTTGACGGTTTGTGATCCCGCAGAGACGAGTAGGAGCTGCATCGTCCGAGATCTGAACCTCGGCAGTCCAAACATAATACCCCTTGATCCAGCCAGCTTCCCTGAACCAATAAACCTGTCAGAGTTTCCTGAGCCTCCTGTTGTAGAGCAGTGGTCCCACTGCGAAGAGGCAGCCGTGGATTCTCCCGCTGCCTTCCGCTTTGATGAAACTGACGTGGGGCCTGCTGAGTGTCAGTCTGTCCCGGAGGATTTGGAGCTGAGTAGCCAGGCAACATCAAACGATGACGTTCAAACGCAGTCGAG CGTATGTCAACGAGACCGCTACTATGAACCGTGCGAGAATGTGTACGAGGACGTTGAGGACATCAAAAGATTCCTCTCGGGCCAGGTTTCGAGTAAAAGAAAAGTCGGTCTGAAGA ATCCATATGCTGACAGCCACCCTTTg AAGGAGGATCCATGTCTTCACAAACAGCCGCGGAATC cctgGGCCTGTGTATCAGGAGAACATGCTCATTTGGCTCATC TCCAATTTGTTTTCAGCAAGGAGCACCTGAGCCCCAACGCTGCGGACCACAAAgagcagagaaagagggagaagcAGCGACTGgggagggagagaaaggagcaaaaagagagggagaagaaggaaaatgaaatgaaaaagaagtTCAAA GTGACTGGCGACGAAGAGCCGATGTACCACGCCAAGGTGATGGTGGCCAGTAAAGTCCGCAAGAATGACCTCCCTGTGAAGAGCGGCGACACGGTCAGCATCATCCGAACCACCAACTGCCCCAAAGGCAAATGGCTGGCCCGGGATGCGAAGCACAAAT ATGGCTACATTTCAGTGATGAACGTGGAGCTAAATATCAAGGAGATGCTGGAGCTCGGCAAGAAGGCTCAAGTGGCGGGACGAGGAGTCAACCTGGAGGCCGATACCGTCAGCATCGGGAGCAG ATCCTCAAGCTACCCGGTTGTAACCAGCAGCT TCACGGACGACAGTGAGGAGTGGGCCTGTGAGGATGAAACCCCGTCGGCATTTAACGAAAACCCGT GCTTTCCTCAACACACCCCCCCAGCGCCTGAGATGT CATGCGTTCATGTCGGCGCCCAGCACACACTGAGCGACGCCAGCCTGGAAGACCTGCACACGCA GACCAGGCATGAGGCACTGCAGAAACTCGCCTTCTTCTTTCAACACATCAAAGCTGACTTTGATGACGTCCCTGATGGTGGAGAAGCAACCCCTACAAA TACCAAGACGTCAA ACTTCTTGTGCGCAGTTGAGGAGCCGCCATATCC CGAACAGGAGGTTGACTTCACAGAGCTGGAGCTCCTTCCTCCCCCACCTCTGTACGCTGATAACGTCTGA
- the c8a gene encoding complement component C8 alpha chain yields the protein MGTFINVLLGLCILHLFVNVSKTVDASRRPWTTANNRRTRSVSKPLPINCKLGNWSPWTPCNSCTDKAFRFRYLEKPSQFDGTQCVDTLWDRLFCPKATTQCMVPDYCGESFTCKETGRCISQSLRCNGEPDCDDFSDEDDCESFNRREDKCPTLMTIPGAERGTQGYNILTGDSVDQVLDWKYFGGKCEYVYNGEWRKFQYDAFCESLHYNDELKNYRKPYNYHSYRFVAEATSEGTHEYYDDMQSLLNARKTFSSFNLGISAGVYYVEAGASGSKESEFLKNVTKFNSQDLGFIRLWSKVQTAHFKMRTNQLMLHEDLYVSLMDLPERYDFGMYSRFLNTFGTHYVTEGTMGGKLEYVFVVNKTEMEKSNVDSERTKTCIGVSLGISYPVSDSSTLGFKVKGKGCGADTHMTKGNVTGSSLVQDVVTLVKGGITETSAGLLVIRDADTYRKWGASLKYHPALIEYETMPIYELVRLSTAADEAGVRVANLRSAFDEYLQQFDACRCAPCRHNGIPVLSGTSCSCICKSGFEGKACERTLRRDAKTDGAWSCWGSWSSCISGRKTRTRSCNNPAPDGGGMTCLGSPTQNQRC from the exons ATGGGGACGTTTATTAATGTACTCCTGGGTTTATGCATACTGCATCTCTTTGTTAATGTCAGCAAAACTGTGGATGCATCTAGGAGACCGTGGACAACTGCTAATAACAG GAGGACCAGATCTGTGAGCAAACCTCTGCCCATCAACTGTAAACTGGGGAACTGGTCACCTTGGACACCATGTAACTCCTGCACAGACAAAGCG TTCCGTTTCCGGTACCTAGAGAAACCCTCACAGTTCGATGGGACGCAGTGTGTTGACACACTGTGGGACAGGCTGTTTTGCCCAAAAGCAACCACACAGTGTATGGTACCCGATTACTGCGGAGAGAGCTTCACCTGCAAAGAAACAG GGCGCTGCATCAGTCAGTCCCTTCGCTGTAACGGAGAACCGGACTGCGACGATTTCTCGGATGAAGATGATTGTGAAAGCTTCAACCGAAGAGAAGATAAGTGTCCCACGCTCATGACAATTCCTGGTGCTGAACGCGGCACACAAGG GTACAACATTCTGACTGGGGACTCTGTGGATCAAGTGCTTGACTGGAAATACTTTGGAGGAAAGTGTGAATATGTCTACAATGGTGAATGGAGGAAATTCCAGTATGATGCATTCTGTGAGAGCCTGCACTACAATGACGAACTGAAAAATTACCGGAAACCTTACAATTACCACAGCTACCGTTTTGTG GCTGAAGCTACGTCTGAGGGCACCCACGAATATTATGACGATATGCAAAGCTTGCTCAATGCCAGGAAGACGTTTTCATCCTTCAATCTCGGCATCTCAGCTGGGGTTTATTATGTGGAAGCTGGAGCCAGTGGCAGCAAAGAATCAGAGTTTCTCAAGAATGTCACAAAGTTTAATAGCCAG GACCTGGGGTTCATCAGGCTTTGGTCCAAAGTGCAAACAGCCCACTTCAAGATGAGAACAAATCAGCTGATGCTTCATGAAGATCTCTACGTCTCACTCATGGACCTTCCTGAGAGATATGACTTTGGGATGTACTCGCGCTTCTTGAACACATTTGGCACCCACTATGTCACGGAGGGAACCATGGGGGGAAAACTGGAATATGTTTTCGTTgtcaacaaaacagaaatggaAAAATCAA ATGTTGATTCAGAAAGAACTAAAACCTGCATTGGAGTTTCTCTCGGTATAAGTTATCCAGTCAGCGACAGTTCCACATTAGGCTTTAAGGTGAAAGGGAAAGGATGCGGGGCTGATACGCATATGACAAAAG gcaACGTCACCGGTTCATCTTTGGTTCAGGACGTCGTCACTCTAGTGAAGGGGGGAATCACAGAGACTAGTGCTGGCTTGTTGGTGATCAGGGACGCTGACACGTACAGAAAGTGGGGTGCATCTCTCAAATACCACCCGGCGTTAATTGAATATGAG ACCATGCCGATTTATGAGCTTGTGCGCCTCAGCACAGCCGCTGACGAAGCAGGGGTGAGAGTGGCCAACTTGAGGAGCGCTTTTGATGAGTATCTGCAGCAGTTTGACGCGTGTCGCTGCGCCCCCTGCAGGCACAATGGCATCCCTGTTCTTTCAGGCACTTCCTGCAGCTGCATCTGTAAGTCAGGCTTTGAGGGAAAGGCCTGTGAGAGGACTCTCAGGAGAG ATGCCAAGACAGATGGCGCGTGGTCCTGCTGGGGCTCGTGGTCATCCTGTATCTCAGGGAGGAAGACTCGGACAAGATCCTGTAATAATCCTGCACCCGATGGGGGCGGAATGACCTGCCTGGGCTCCCCAACTCAAAATCAGCGCtgctaa